The window AGGTATGATAAGTATGTACTCCTCCATTCCTAACTGCCTTCCACACAAAGACAGAATGTGAATTCTGGATCTTTGGGAAGATGTGGTGGACAGCAGTTCAGTGCCTCTCCACTAGGGGGCTAATCTGAGCCTGCTTCACTCACGGCTGTTTTTCCAGAACATTTAACAATCAGTGAATGGGTAAGACCTCAGTCAATCTTTGACCTCATCTCCACAGCACAGACACTGACGGCAGTTACACAGCTGTTGAGtagcctacaaaaaaaaaaaagctgagtaaCTAGCCTCATGTACcatgaggaggaaaagagaaacagcggggtggagggaggaaagcGGGTAACTCTAACATGGTAATACACATGAGCTAAATGCATGGCAAAGCCAGATGAAGCATGTGTCCTGGAAGAGACCATGACtgctggctggcctggacagtgaaGGCTTTAGGCGGGAGGATGAGGTGTTACGGAACGCACAGAAGAAGGGGCCGGGTGCTCTGTAGCGAGAGATGGGGGACAGATGTACAATGACTTGAAGGGCTCAGTGTACCGGTATGGCTAAGTGCTAAGATCGAGTTTGGACACTCCCCAGTGGCTTGGTTTCTTGAGCCTACCCACAACTTTTGTCCCTCCTCTACAACACATTCTCCAGGTACCCTAAACCCACTAGATTCTGACTACTTTATCTATGAGGCAAATGAACCTTGGTCTCCCCCATCTTTCTTTGACTCTTAGCTGTACCAGCTGAAGGAacagaattaaaaatacttttcaattCAGAACCTTTGGCACACCTGTGGTCAGACCAGAAGGTGACACTTTGCTCCTCTGTGAACCAGTCTGTGGGATACTGCCCAAGTGCGCTGGCAGCCCTGTTCTGGGGTTTCTGAAGACAGTGCACAGACAACTTCATGCCTACCTTGCGATCTTTCACCTCCAGTTGTTTCGCGGATTCCTGTATTTTTTTCTGCAGCTCCGTGATGGTTGTTAAGGACTTATCACATCGTTCCTTCTGGTCCTCAATCTCCTGCTCAATGCTGAGGTGAAGGGATCCCTTCTCATCTTTTGCagacaatttcttctttttggcatGCAAAACCTCCTCACAtacttcatcatattttctatttagATTGGCCAATTTTTCATTTAAGTTGGAAATCTGAGTCTCCAAATCACTTTTGGTTGCTTTGTATTTAGACAAATCTACCACTTCTCTGGTCTCTAATTTCTTTAGTGCCTGTTTAGTGTTCTGAACCTCAGTCTGGAGCTTGGAGACTTCCTCGGTTTTACTTtggctttcttcttccttctgtctcAAGCTAGCCTTCATGAGCCCAACCTCTTTCTCGAAGGCTTCCTTAATCTGCAAATGCTCAGTGAGGGGCACAGAAGAGTTCTTCTGATTCTGCAGCAGTTGCTGCAGCTTGCTCACTGTCTGCTGCTCCTTCTCATAACATCTCTGCTTATTCTTCAGCTCCTCTGTTAAATTCTCAATTGTGCTGTTGAGAGACTTCTTCAGAGCCTCAACCTGTTCCAAGGGGATGTGCTGTTTCTGCAGGAGATTTTGGGTGGCGAGGGTCTCAGAAGTCTGTTTGGCCTTTTCTTCCATCAGCTTCTCCTTCTCACTCTGCACCTGGGTATATTTCTGTGACAGATGTTTCAGTTGTTGGCTCAGCTCTCCTGCTTTCCTGCTTAGTGTTCTCTCCACGTCCCGGGCATTCTCCATCACAGCATTCTTCTCTTTCACCTCTTCCTGAAGAGTGGAAATCTCCATCTTTAACCTGTTGTTTTCCTCCCTGCTCACCTTGACCTCCTCTTCTCTGATACTGCACTTGTGTGTCTGCTCGGACAACTGCTCTCTTAGCTCTTTCTCTATTGCTTTGAATTTCCGCTCACATTCTTCAAAGCTAATAATCGGAGCATACTTTAGCTTGATGCATTCCTGGATCGTGTCAAGTTCCTTCTTCTGGGCCTTAATTTCAGCATGCAGCGTCCGAATCTCTTCCTGGCCCTGGTTGTAGTTAGCCAGGATGGCAGCATTTGCCTCCTGTGCCTCCTTCAGGCTCCGACTCACAGTGCTCATCTTCCCCTCGTGCTCCTCCAGGCTGATGTACTCGGCTTTCATTTGGTTCTGAGTGTTTTCCAGGTTCCTTTTTAAGACTTCattctcatcttttatttttacaaatgctTGATTTACATCTTCAAACCTCTTCTTTACATCAAGTAATTCCTTGTTAGTCTTCTCCAGCGTGCTGCTCAATGCAGTTTTAACATCTTCATGGGTTTTGGCTGGCACATACTGGTTACTCAGAGACTTTTTCAAGCTAGTGTTTTCAGACATGAGTGCGTGGATTTTCTCTTGGTCTTCACCACATTTCTTATTCAGTTCAGACAGCTGTTTCTTAAGTTCGGCGATACTGGATTTCAGAGCTGTTATCTCCTTTTCATGCTTCTCGGGAGGTATGAACACAGTTTCCAGGCGGTTGACACTCCTGCTTAGCCTGTCATTTTCCATCAGCAGCTTCTCAGTTTCCAACttcttttctgtgtatttttgtgtAACCTCTGAAAGCTTTTTATTCAAACCATCAACACTGACATCATGCGACCTTTTCATCTCTTCACTTACTTTTACAGGGATGTAGTGATTCTTCATTTCGGCGGTGAGGTCATGCACCTGCTGGCTGAGGGCCTTCTTATCCACATGTGCCTTGTCCACCTCCTTTTGCAGAGCCTGGTTCTTCAGTGTGAGCTCGGTGACCTTTGCCCCCAGCTCTCCTGACTTCTGCTCTAGCCGGCTCTTGAGCTGCTCATGGTCCTCTGGTCTGATGTGCTGAGCCAGCCTGGCCCTCACATTCTCAAGTTCCCTCTTCAGCTGTCTGATCTCGCTAAGTGACTTCTCatactctttctccatctctactAGTTGTTGTGCTTTCTCATTCACTTCACTGGATAGCAGGCTCTTCATGTTTTCAAACTTTTCCGTTGGAATGGAAAAGGCCACTTTTGCCAACAGTTCCTTCATTTGCCCTTCCATCTCTGtgacctttcttcctttcttctctcggTCCATTTCACACATGCTAAATTCCTCCTGCAATCGCTTATTCTCTTCCATCAACTTGCCTTCATCCCTCTTAAACTCTTCCATCAGTATCtcattttgtttgatttggtttcgTAACTTCCCCAGCTCTGCGGAGGCACCTTCATACTTGGCCTTCAGGTCTTTCAGCTGGTCCTTCAGCTCCTCCGTGGCTCTGTGGTTCCCTGCAGTGGCCTCACTGGTGAGGTGCTCCTTGAGGGCAAGGAAATGTGTCTGCATCTGCTTAACCTTCCCTTCGGACTCGTACATCCTCTTCTGGACATCTTTCAAGGCATCCTCCAACTGCTTTATCTGCTCATCTGAGTCCTCCTTGACTCTCTCACACTCTAGCGCGAGGGCCTTGCACTCGGCCACCTTGTGAGCCAGTTCGTTCTGGAGCTTGAGTCGGTCTTGCTTTGCTGAATCATAGAAAGTTCGCATTGTTTCCAACTCTTTCTTTAAAATCTCACTTTCAGAGTAGGAGGTTTGACTGGGTAAAGAGAACTCCAGTGGTCTTAACATGGATCTGCTTTGCATATGGGCTGGCACACCTGTGGAGGTGCactgaaaaggaggaaaaagacaagATGTCAATCACAAAGGAGACACTTACTATAATTATCATTACAGAAACGTACAGAAAGTCTTCACATCATTGGGAGTTCAGCAGTTTCAGATTAAGAAGATGGGAACATCACAATACTGATTGTTGTGGTTAGAAAAGCAGTTCTGGGAGGATCTTACCCTTACCACACTCACAACACTCAGTTCTGCTCACTTACATCTATTTCTGGAAGATCAAAGGAGAAAAGTAGTGTGACCTCTggcctctctttctttcctgctttatAAGACTCACCCATAGCACAAGAAGATCAATTCTATGAAAACATATTTAACATTTCCATATTCTATGGGATAAAGTGTGCTCAGAACTCTTAAATTCTAAAGTAAGCAATCAGTACTCTTGAATAAAAGTACTGTAATTTTAATATGCAAGTAATTTCATAGAGTTACATATCATTAAACTTCtaataaaatatatgacttatGAGCACCTTTGCTATTAACTCCAAcatgttctttaaattttaaaaatatcaccaaaataaatgtaGCTAGTGTGAGACTTGTCAAGGGAATGTCAGCCAACtcacgagaaaaaaaaaaaagaaacaagaaacaaatttTCTTCTCTCAGGAAGATAAATTAGAATTCAGTACATAATCTTAGTACAGAATTTGATGGATATCTTGTTCCCTCTATTAATTAGTGCCAACAAAAAAGAAGTATAATTACTGAGTGAAACAGTCAAATATCAGAACACATAATCATGAAAGACTCAATGTaaccattttccttttctccccacaGCCAATCATGATGCACTTTACAAGTACTAGCTCACTGAGTATATCCTACCACTTCAGCGGCAAACTTTACCGTTGTTCAGTTAAACTGAAACTGAACAACTCcatatgaagagaaagaaaatacttgAATGTGAAATGATTTCCTAGCCTTGATCCACTTCTACATTGTCTCAATTCTTTAATTATCTTTAG of the Castor canadensis chromosome 19, mCasCan1.hap1v2, whole genome shotgun sequence genome contains:
- the Uaca gene encoding uveal autoantigen with coiled-coil domains and ankyrin repeats isoform X2; the encoded protein is MNCWASCAPKNRHAAEWNKYDDRLMKAAERGDVEKVSSILAKKGVNPGKLDVEGRSAFHVVASKGNLECLNAILIHGIDITTSDTAGRNALHLAAKYGHALCLQKLLQYNCPTEHVDLQGRTALHDAAMADCPSSIQLLCDHGASVNAKDIDGRTPLVLATQMCRPAICQLLIDRGAEINSRDKQNRTALMLGCEYGCRDAVEILIKNGADVSLLDALGHDSPYYARIGDNLDILTLLKTASENTSKGRELWKKGPSLQQRNLTHTQEEVNMKCSPREHQSMQDLEIENEDLKERLRKIQQEQRILLDKVNGLQLQLNEEVMVADDLESEREKLKSLLAAKEKQHEESLRTIETLKNRFKYFESDHSGSGSHFRREDTLLKQGQMYMTDTQCTSTGVPAHMQSRSMLRPLEFSLPSQTSYSESEILKKELETMRTFYDSAKQDRLKLQNELAHKVAECKALALECERVKEDSDEQIKQLEDALKDVQKRMYESEGKVKQMQTHFLALKEHLTSEATAGNHRATEELKDQLKDLKAKYEGASAELGKLRNQIKQNEILMEEFKRDEGKLMEENKRLQEEFSMCEMDREKKGRKVTEMEGQMKELLAKVAFSIPTEKFENMKSLLSSEVNEKAQQLVEMEKEYEKSLSEIRQLKRELENVRARLAQHIRPEDHEQLKSRLEQKSGELGAKVTELTLKNQALQKEVDKAHVDKKALSQQVHDLTAEMKNHYIPVKVSEEMKRSHDVSVDGLNKKLSEVTQKYTEKKLETEKLLMENDRLSRSVNRLETVFIPPEKHEKEITALKSSIAELKKQLSELNKKCGEDQEKIHALMSENTSLKKSLSNQYVPAKTHEDVKTALSSTLEKTNKELLDVKKRFEDVNQAFVKIKDENEVLKRNLENTQNQMKAEYISLEEHEGKMSTVSRSLKEAQEANAAILANYNQGQEEIRTLHAEIKAQKKELDTIQECIKLKYAPIISFEECERKFKAIEKELREQLSEQTHKCSIREEEVKVSREENNRLKMEISTLQEEVKEKNAVMENARDVERTLSRKAGELSQQLKHLSQKYTQVQSEKEKLMEEKAKQTSETLATQNLLQKQHIPLEQVEALKKSLNSTIENLTEELKNKQRCYEKEQQTVSKLQQLLQNQKNSSVPLTEHLQIKEAFEKEVGLMKASLRQKEEESQSKTEEVSKLQTEVQNTKQALKKLETREVVDLSKYKATKSDLETQISNLNEKLANLNRKYDEVCEEVLHAKKKKLSAKDEKGSLHLSIEQEIEDQKERCDKSLTTITELQKKIQESAKQLEVKDRKITELLSDVERLKQALSGLSQLTYSGGSPTRRQSQLVDTLQHQVKTLQQQLADADRQHQEVIAIYRTHLLSAVQGHMDEDVQAALLQIIQMRQGLVC
- the Uaca gene encoding uveal autoantigen with coiled-coil domains and ankyrin repeats isoform X1, producing the protein MKSLKSRLRRQDAPGPASAAASPHAAEWNKYDDRLMKAAERGDVEKVSSILAKKGVNPGKLDVEGRSAFHVVASKGNLECLNAILIHGIDITTSDTAGRNALHLAAKYGHALCLQKLLQYNCPTEHVDLQGRTALHDAAMADCPSSIQLLCDHGASVNAKDIDGRTPLVLATQMCRPAICQLLIDRGAEINSRDKQNRTALMLGCEYGCRDAVEILIKNGADVSLLDALGHDSPYYARIGDNLDILTLLKTASENTSKGRELWKKGPSLQQRNLTHTQEEVNMKCSPREHQSMQDLEIENEDLKERLRKIQQEQRILLDKVNGLQLQLNEEVMVADDLESEREKLKSLLAAKEKQHEESLRTIETLKNRFKYFESDHSGSGSHFRREDTLLKQGQMYMTDTQCTSTGVPAHMQSRSMLRPLEFSLPSQTSYSESEILKKELETMRTFYDSAKQDRLKLQNELAHKVAECKALALECERVKEDSDEQIKQLEDALKDVQKRMYESEGKVKQMQTHFLALKEHLTSEATAGNHRATEELKDQLKDLKAKYEGASAELGKLRNQIKQNEILMEEFKRDEGKLMEENKRLQEEFSMCEMDREKKGRKVTEMEGQMKELLAKVAFSIPTEKFENMKSLLSSEVNEKAQQLVEMEKEYEKSLSEIRQLKRELENVRARLAQHIRPEDHEQLKSRLEQKSGELGAKVTELTLKNQALQKEVDKAHVDKKALSQQVHDLTAEMKNHYIPVKVSEEMKRSHDVSVDGLNKKLSEVTQKYTEKKLETEKLLMENDRLSRSVNRLETVFIPPEKHEKEITALKSSIAELKKQLSELNKKCGEDQEKIHALMSENTSLKKSLSNQYVPAKTHEDVKTALSSTLEKTNKELLDVKKRFEDVNQAFVKIKDENEVLKRNLENTQNQMKAEYISLEEHEGKMSTVSRSLKEAQEANAAILANYNQGQEEIRTLHAEIKAQKKELDTIQECIKLKYAPIISFEECERKFKAIEKELREQLSEQTHKCSIREEEVKVSREENNRLKMEISTLQEEVKEKNAVMENARDVERTLSRKAGELSQQLKHLSQKYTQVQSEKEKLMEEKAKQTSETLATQNLLQKQHIPLEQVEALKKSLNSTIENLTEELKNKQRCYEKEQQTVSKLQQLLQNQKNSSVPLTEHLQIKEAFEKEVGLMKASLRQKEEESQSKTEEVSKLQTEVQNTKQALKKLETREVVDLSKYKATKSDLETQISNLNEKLANLNRKYDEVCEEVLHAKKKKLSAKDEKGSLHLSIEQEIEDQKERCDKSLTTITELQKKIQESAKQLEVKDRKITELLSDVERLKQALSGLSQLTYSGGSPTRRQSQLVDTLQHQVKTLQQQLADADRQHQEVIAIYRTHLLSAVQGHMDEDVQAALLQIIQMRQGLVC